From a single Miscanthus floridulus cultivar M001 chromosome 8, ASM1932011v1, whole genome shotgun sequence genomic region:
- the LOC136474671 gene encoding fatty acid desaturase DES2-like: MRAGSRSRSRMIEKEREKQEHLARAVGNAAIMQRSPVEKPPFTLGQIKKAIPPHCFERSVLKSFSYVVQDLAIAAALLYLALVTIPAAPSPLHYAAWPLYWIAQGCVCTGLWVIGHECGHNAFSDYPLLDDIVGLVLHSSLMVPYFSWKYSHRRHHSNIGSLERDEVFVPKKKEALPWYTPYVCNNPAGRLLQIVVQLTLGWPLYLATNASGRPYPRFACHYDPYGPIYNDRERLQIFISDAGVVAVSFGLYKLAATFGFWWVVRVYAVPLLIVNAWLVLVTFLQHTHPALPRYDSSEWDWLRGALATMDRDYGVLNRVFHNITDTHVVHHLLSTVPHYHAMEATKAIKPILGEYYQFDPTPIAKATWREARECIYVEPKDGRGIFWYNKF; this comes from the coding sequence ATGCGTGCCGgtagcaggagcaggagcaggatgATCGAGAAGGAACGGGAGAAGCAGGAGCATCTTGCCCGTGCCGTCGGCAATGCGGCAATAATGCAGCGCTCACCGGTGGAGAAGCCTCCTTTCACCCTGGGTCAGATCAAGAAGGCCATCCCGCCACACTGCTTCGAGCGCTCGGTGCTCAAGTCCTTCTCCTACGTGGTCCAGGACCTCGCCATCGCCGCGGCGCTCCTGTACTTGGCGCTGGTCACCATCCCGGCGGCCCCAAGCCCGCTCCACTACGCCGCCTGGCCGCTCTACTGGATCGCACAAGGCTGCGTGTGCACCGGCCTGTGGGTCATCGGGCACGAGTGTGGCCACAATGCCTTCTCGGACTACCCGCTCCTCGACGACATCGTCGGCCTGGTGCTGCACTCGTCACTGATGGTCCCGTACTTCTCGTGGAAGTACAGCCACCGGCGCCACCACTCCAACATTGGCTCCCTGGAGCGCGACGAGGTGTTCGTGCCTAAGAAGAAGGAAGCGCTGCCGTGGTACACGCCGTACGTGTGCAACAACCCCGCCGGCCGTCTGCTGCAGATCGTCGTGCAGCTAACCCTCGGGTGGCCACTGTACCTGGCCACCAACGCGTCGGGACGCCCGTACCCGCGCTTCGCTTGCCACTACGACCCCTACGGCCCGATCTACAACGACCGGGAGCGTCTCCAGATCTTCATCTCGGACGCCGGCGTCGTGGCCGTGTCGTTCGGGCTGTACAAGCTGGCGGCGACGTTCGGGTTCTGGTGGGTGGTGCGCGTCTACGCCGTGCCGCTGCTGATCGTGAACGCGTGGCTGGTGCTCGTCACCTTCCTCCAGCACACCCACCCGGCTCTCCCGCGCTACGACTCGAGCGAGTGGGACTGGCTGCGCGGCGCGCTGGCCACCATGGACCGCGACTACGGCGTCCTCAACCGTGTGTTCCACAACATCACAGACACACACGTCGTGCACCATCTCCTCTCTACCGTGCCGCACTACCACGCCATGGAGGCTACCAAGGCGATCAAGCCCATCCTCGGCGAGTACTACCAGTTCGACCCCACTCCCATCGCCAAGGCGACCTGGCGCGAAGCCAGGGAGTGCATCTACGTCGAGCCCAAGGACGGCAGGGGCATCTTCTGGTACAACAAGTTCTAG
- the LOC136474672 gene encoding protein NRT1/ PTR FAMILY 7.2-like, producing MDPTTVDSKWTSPITEDGSMDRRGNPAVKTTTGRWRSAILLLANYGLATCAFFGVGVNLVVFLRRVLHQGNAEAANNISKWTGTVYIVSLIGAFLSDSYWGRYVTCAIFQIIYVTAIIFRHCTDQPSVSCFCDRSFFCRCAVLNLPVSVLGQGLVILSLASWFLLVKPSGCGGVKAHCDKPSAPGVALFYLSTSMVAFGNGGYQPSIATFLPALERRPTLCRC from the exons ATGGATCCTACCACTGTTGATTCGAAATGGACGTCTCCCATCACTGAAGATGGGTCCATGGACAGACGAGGAAACCCAGCTGTCAAGACAACCACTGGAAGATGGAGATCTGCCATACTGCTGTTAG CTAACTATGGACTCGCGACGTGCGCCTTCTTCGGCGTCGGCGTGAACCTGGTGGTGTTCCTGCGACGGGTGCTCCACCAGGGCAACGCCGAGGCGGCCAACAACATCAGCAAGTGGACAGGGACCGTCTACATCGTCTCCCTCATCGGCGCCTTCCTCAGCGACTCCTACTGGGGCCGATACGTCACATGCGCCATCTTTCAGATCATCTACGTGACGGCGATCATCTTCAGACACTGCACTGACCAACCATCAGTCTCCTGTTTCTGTGATCGATCCTTTTTCTGTCGGTGCGCTGTTCTGAACTTGCCTGTGTCTGTTCTTGGTCAGGGCCTGGTGATCCTGTCGCTTGCCTCATGGTTCTTGTTGGTGAAGCCCTCCGGCTGCGGCGGCGTCAAGGCGCACTGCGACAAGCCGTCGGCGCCCGGAGTCGCGCTGTTCTACCTGTCCACCTCCATGGTCGCGTTCGGCAACGGAGGGTACCAGCCTTCCATCGCGACGTTCTTGCCGGCCCTCGAGCGACGCCCGACCCtttgccgttgttag